The nucleotide sequence AAGAAGTCAGAGAGGACAGCTCAGTTGGGAAAAGATGAAAAGATTGGCAGAACGGTTTAAACTGGTGGGACCATCAATTAACGAAAAAGGCGGCCGCCGAATGGTGAAGAAGGTATTGATCTACTAATACGGAAGCGAGTATTTCTGAGGAGCCCGGTGCGGTAGTATCGCACGCCGGGATCTGTGTGGGGTCTGCCGGGTAACCGGCAGCTCTACCACGATTATGGATGTAAAAATTATATTGCCAAAAAAGTCTAAAATATATAAAAGATATACTCTGGATATGTGGCTCGACAAATGATTAATAGTGAAATATTATAATGTTATGACTGTTGAGAAAGCCTATATAAAAGAAATATTAGAGAATCTATCCACATTGAATCTTAAGAAAGTGCTTCTCTTCGGTTCCTATGCTTCTGGGCACCAGACTGAGGATAGTGATATCGACTTACTCGTTGTGTTAGATGAAAATTACCAACCATCAACGTATGATGAATGGCTGGAAATAAAAATGAAGGTACGTAGATTATTAAGAGAGATTAATAATAATGTTGGTATTGATTTACTGGTATATACAATACCACAATATGAACAACTATTAAATAATATGAATTCATTCTTAAAAGAAATACATGAGAATGGAAAAGTGATATATGAAAAAGCAAGCTGAAGAATGGTTAAAATACGCGCAAGTAGATTTACTCGCGGCGCGACAGATGATTGTAAATCAAGAATTGACTTCAGTAGTTTCATTCCATGCTCAACAATGTATAGAAAAAGTTTTTAAGGCAGTATTGGAATACTACGATATGAAAATACCAC is from Marispirochaeta sp. and encodes:
- a CDS encoding nucleotidyltransferase domain-containing protein, coding for MKYYNVMTVEKAYIKEILENLSTLNLKKVLLFGSYASGHQTEDSDIDLLVVLDENYQPSTYDEWLEIKMKVRRLLREINNNVGIDLLVYTIPQYEQLLNNMNSFLKEIHENGKVIYEKAS